One segment of Gopherus evgoodei ecotype Sinaloan lineage chromosome 20, rGopEvg1_v1.p, whole genome shotgun sequence DNA contains the following:
- the SYTL1 gene encoding synaptotagmin-like protein 1, whose translation MAQDIDADALLDLSFLTEEEQEAIVEVLSRDSRLRVLEEGRISKLRESVSDPNQLKILTGDWFCDVRSKRHRHNHFGSDLVRASIRRKKKPKGERDPKHSASVGNLEVISEPAFEEEATFEVLDGEGRLPGEAAHQLPQPIDTQENTSQASKQEPKDKAETTNPFYPLNAEEEEADTAPSPDSLVTGQSNGAFQNGQEAGTASPPKSNSADPVKKLMSSSVSSLSSTTLSSSMMSLYSDSDVGNVEVRGCIQFALQYEAKRKELHIRVIQCQDLAEAKKQRSDPYVKSYLLPDKSNHSKRKTAVKKRSLNPIFNETLKYKIEQAELQGRILNLSVWHHDALGRNLFMGEVEVELSAWDWSNTGPAWFNLQPRMRVLPDILSSRGRLFFAIKFIPAGTEGAGLPPTGELHIWVKAAQSLIPVRSGTVDSFVQCYVLPDDSKTSCQKTRVVKRSLSPIFNHTMVYDGFQAKDLSEACAEFTLWEHETFSKQQLGGIRLSLGTGSSYGLPVAWMDSTEEERQVWGSLIAEPRQWVEALLPLRTNLTPRT comes from the exons ATGGCCCAGGACATAGACGCAGACGCGCTGCTGGACCTGAGCTTCTTGACGGAGGAAGAGCAGGAGGCAATCGTGGAGGTGCTGAGCAGGGACTCGCGGCTCAGGGTGCTGGAGGAGGGACGCATCAG CAAATTGCGCGAGTCCGTTTCTGATCCCAACCAGCTGAAGATCCTGACCGGGGACTGGTTCTGCGATGTCCGCTCCAAGCGGCACCGGCACAATCACTTTGGTTCTGATCTCGTCCGGGCCTCCATCCGCAGGAAGAAGAAACCCAAAG GTGAGCGGGATCCAAAGCACAGTGCCAGCGTGGGGAACCTGGAGGTGATCAGCGAGCCAGCATTCGAGGAGGAGGCCACGTTTGAGGTGCTGGATGGTGAGGGCAG GCTTCCCGGAGAGGCTGCTCATCAGCTGCCCCAGCCCATAGACACTCAG GAGAACACAAGCCAGGCTAGCAAGCAGGAGCCCAAGGACAAGGCAG AGACCACCAACCCGTTCTACCCGCTGAAcgcagaggaagaagaggcggatactgctccatccccagacagccTGGTCACAGGACAG AGTAATGGGGCCTTTCAGAACGGTCAGGAAGCTGGCACCGCGTCACCCCCAAAGAGCAACAGTGCGGACCCCGTGAAAAAACTGATGAGCTCCTCTGTATCCAGCCTCAGCTCGACCACG ctgagcAGCAGCATGATGAGCCTGTACAGCGACAGCGACGTGGGGAACGTGGAGGTGCGCGGCTGCATCCAGTTCGCCCTGCAGTACGAGGCCAAGAGGAAGGAGCTGCACATCCGGGTCATCCAGTGCCAGGACCTGGCCGAGGCCAAGAAGCAGAGATCGGACCC GTATGTCAAGAGCTACCTCCTGCCGGACAAATCCAACCACAGCAAGCGCAAAACAGCTGTCAAAAAGCGGAGCTTAAACCCCATCTTCAACGAGACCCTCAAG TATAAGATCGAGCAGGCGGAGCTGCAGGGCCGGATCCTGAACCTGTCCGTCTGGCACCATGACGCCCTGGGGCGAAACCTCTTCATGGGGGAGGTCGAGGTCGAGCTCAGTGCCTGGGACTGGAGCAATACGGGCCCAGCATGGTTCAACCTGCAGCCCAGG ATGCGGGTCTTGCCCGACATTCTCAGCAGCAGGGGGAGGCTGTTCTTTGCGATAAAGTTTATCCCCGCGGGCACTGAAG GGGCTGGGCTCCCTCCCACGGGGGAGCTGCACATCTGGGtgaaggcagctcagagcctcatTCCCGTGCGGAGCGGCACCGTGGACTCCTTCGTTCAGTG ctacgTCCTGCCCGACGACAGCAAGACGAGCTGCCAGAAGACACGTGTGGTGAAGCGGAGCCTGAGCCCCATCTTCAACCACACCATGGTGTACGACGGCTTCCAGGCCAAGGACCTGAGCGAGGCCTGTGCCGAGTTCACCCTCTGGGAGCACGAGACCTTCTCCAAGCAGCAGCTGGGTGGCATCCGGCTGAGCCTGGGCACAG GAAGCAGCTACGGGCTCCCGGTGGCGTGGATGGACTCCACGGAGGAGGAGCGGCAGGTCTGGGGGAGCCTGATAGCAGAGCCCCGTCAGTGGGTAGAAGCGCTACTGCCCCTGCGGACGAACCTCACCCCCCGGACTTAG